The genome window CAGCCTGTGGTTTCCTGGACTGACCCTTGCCTTTTCCCTTGCCCTTCTCTCCCTTTGGCTGTTCTGGTTTGAGTCAAGAACTTgcctctggcagcagcagaagccgGCTCTCATGCAGCTCTCCATAAACCAAAGGGAGGGAGCACCCCCAGACACCCTTAGCCATATAGGGGTTGTTTCCATAAGTTCCCTGCCCCAGATTTCCTCCCCTCTCATGGAATTGATAGCAATCAAAGCAAAACTTCCAGCACTTGGGACAACTACTAGAGAAATGAATAACCATCTGTGCTTCTCTGTTACGTGCATAAAAGAAGTCAGAGTCACAATCACCATTACATCTCCAGAAAGTCTGGGATTTGTAAGCATATATTTTTACCATTAATATTGTGGCCACTATATATTTATTGCACTTGATCATTGGTTGAAGGAACATTGCATGACTCAAAAACTTGGTTTCTTTATTAAAAGACTCCACGATGTTAGCACTAAATGTTGGATCATGAAGATATTTGAACGTGTTGTACCTCTGGAAAGCGAGATGGCCAATGCTCATCACTGCAGGATTTAGGAACTCCAGGCCAGACTAGTTTACTTGACTGGTTTATTTCTATACTGAATGAATTTACATTCGgataaggaaacaaaaaagccctGAGGCTCCTTTCTCATGAAAGTTTATCTTTCCATTACACTAATTAGTTTTAAACTTCACAAAAACTTGTCAAGTTCATTTCACAAGCTGTcctgaagaattaaaatatcAGAATGAATTACTTCCTTAAGGAAATgatttctttgtgctttctttctaaattaccctcattaaaaatatacaatGTTATCCTACAGAAGTAAACCAAAGCACTGCAATATTAACTCTTGAAAGGTGTGGAGTTTTGTACTGTGACTACAGTACTTCCTTTTAGAGGGGCTGCcttaaatatgaaaaacaaatgcatgtgCTTTTATACAAGGAAAActttcagaaagtattttttttaagaggctgTTTCTAATCTCTAAATTTCGAAAGAAGTCTGTCTGCTTACCTCtgttaaaacatgaaaagtATAGGCATAAAATGGTCTGGAGTAAACAAACACAGGCAAAACGTAGTCTTTTCTAGCAATTGAGGCAACACGTATTGCCTCCTTAACCCGATAGTGAACAAATCTTAGTGCGTTTGGACTTGACTTCAGTATATAATCCAGGTATATAGAAGGGTAGAGAGCAGTGCTTTCCTTCCACAGCCAAAGCAGGAGGTCATTGCGGGAAGACTCAATGGCTGGGCACTTCCCCGTGTATGTTTGGGGGTGTTCTTTGTAATCATAATTGTAGCAGTCTGGGTAAAGATAGTAACCCCACAAACCATTTGGTCTCATATGCTCAGCCAGAAGGATGGTATTGTTCATAAAACTCTTGCCAGCATTTTCGAATTCCTCTTTGGCCACTTTCCTAATTTTGTCCTCTGACCACTGAGGATGCCGTCTCCTAACCATCTCAAGAGATTTATTTCTATAAATGCTTTTATTGCCCCAGTTCCTATCCCACTGGGGCCTCCAGTTTTCCCAGTCAATGACTGCAAGTCCCTGAAATTTCTTCATGGGTATGCAATAGTCAATGTCAGACTTTGCCTTATTAAGGTGTTTGATAAGACTTTCGTTCTGGGGCACCCCTCCATTGACAGGATCTCCGTTATCTGAGTAGTAGGGATAGTATCCCAAATGAGTGTGATAGAAGATTGTCACATTGGATCCGCTCAAAGTCTCATTGGTGTTGGATGCAATATCAAAAACACTGAGATCCAGGTCCACCTTGTACCGCAGCCTGCACTGCTCAGTCGGTGCATTCCAAACAACCACGAAAGGCTTGTGCAGAACCAGAGGGGCCCGTGCTGGCTTTGGCAGCTGAGCATCAACCATAGTAAGCAGCACTGCCACTGCTAACCCTTTGACCATTTGAACATCCATggcatgtttttttctgggaaattgTTATGATGTgtccttgaaaacaaaatgagagaagaCATGTTAGAAGGGCAGTAGCCACCCTGAAGTCGGGTAGGATGACAAAGGGATGtcttttggtttgctttgcttttgttaacATTATACCCAGTGCAAACAGAGGACAGTGCAAAACTGAGACCTTGTAAAAATTAGGTCTAatttcaaatgctttgaaagaCTTTTTTGATAGAATTTGCTGTCCAGAAGTGTGTTCTAATGCTTagctttttttcactttccttcTCACCCAGACACCTCCCACAGTTGATTCAGACCTTTAACACTTATTTGCTCCCTGATGTCTGCAATAGATGagttaataaaagaaaaaccaaaaacaacagTATAAAAAAGAATGTGCTGCTCATTTGAAATTTCAGCTTCCAAGCGAATTCTGCTATGGTCCATCTGACTTGCCTAGAACATCATCACAATGGGGCTAAGGCCTGCTTTATTATCTGTATATGCTAATGGTTACAATAGGAAAGGTAATTTAAACAAAAGGCAGACACTTCTACCTCACACAAATTAAGCAAGAGAACTCAGAAACGCTGCAATTTTCAGCATATCTGGACAAAAGTGTATTGTTATCTACtcctgaatttaattttc of Haliaeetus albicilla chromosome 14, bHalAlb1.1, whole genome shotgun sequence contains these proteins:
- the LOC104320319 gene encoding hyaluronidase-1, producing the protein MDVQMVKGLAVAVLLTMVDAQLPKPARAPLVLHKPFVVVWNAPTEQCRLRYKVDLDLSVFDIASNTNETLSGSNVTIFYHTHLGYYPYYSDNGDPVNGGVPQNESLIKHLNKAKSDIDYCIPMKKFQGLAVIDWENWRPQWDRNWGNKSIYRNKSLEMVRRRHPQWSEDKIRKVAKEEFENAGKSFMNNTILLAEHMRPNGLWGYYLYPDCYNYDYKEHPQTYTGKCPAIESSRNDLLLWLWKESTALYPSIYLDYILKSSPNALRFVHYRVKEAIRVASIARKDYVLPVFVYSRPFYAYTFHVLTETDLVNTIGESAALGAAGVVLWGSMQYASSKESCSTVKRYIDGPLGHYVINVTSAAKLCSKVLCKKNGRCIRKNSDSSAYLHLSPTNFKIRARHSERGSRFQVTGEPSLESIEAMRQRFMCQCYQGWTGIFCELPDQRLMEHWVHVVFSRSRKQKLYVFLLGAMQLLLLCTAH